One Arthrobacter sp. FW306-07-I genomic window carries:
- a CDS encoding FAD-binding oxidoreductase — protein sequence MGSIVDELEAVLAPGQLDVSEVSLRRYAIDQAPVIDFQLPLAVVFPESVADVQAAVKVCAGSGVPLVPRGAGTGVSGGAHATNNCIILSLERMDRILALNPDDETAVVEPGVVNAVLNEAAAGHGLMYAPDPASFRSSTIGGNVATNAGGLRCAKYGVTRDSVLALDVVLSDGSLIHTGHQTFKGVAGYDLTSLFVGSEGTLGIVVGITVRLKYLPGEVHTVAAFYPDFRMAAAGVLAVGRARVQPAIMELLDGGTLAQLDEIHGSDLSTRGKSLLLIQTDGFGAAAEADVVRQVLRDGGATVTTEASAEAERLVELRRHSRGAEVDDEYRVGEDVAVPRSRLVDYVAALEAMAAEQQVHLKVVAHAGDGNLHPTFWIDRQGATVDAGAMQRLQAALDESITAALAMGGTITGEHGVGQYKLRWLGQEQPEPIRELQRRIKDLFDPAGILNPGKAI from the coding sequence GTGGGAAGCATCGTTGACGAACTGGAAGCGGTCCTGGCTCCGGGGCAGCTGGATGTGAGCGAGGTGTCGCTCCGCCGGTATGCGATCGACCAGGCGCCGGTCATTGACTTCCAGCTTCCCCTGGCTGTGGTGTTCCCGGAATCGGTGGCCGATGTCCAAGCTGCGGTGAAGGTGTGCGCCGGCAGCGGGGTACCCCTCGTGCCCCGCGGGGCCGGTACCGGGGTGTCCGGCGGCGCCCACGCCACGAATAACTGCATCATCCTGTCGCTGGAGCGGATGGACCGGATCCTTGCGCTGAATCCCGACGACGAAACAGCCGTCGTGGAGCCCGGCGTAGTCAACGCCGTCCTCAACGAAGCAGCCGCAGGGCACGGCCTCATGTATGCTCCGGATCCGGCCAGTTTCCGCAGCTCCACCATCGGCGGCAATGTGGCCACCAACGCAGGTGGCCTGCGTTGCGCCAAGTACGGCGTCACAAGGGACTCCGTCCTGGCGCTGGATGTCGTCCTTTCTGACGGGTCGCTCATCCATACCGGCCACCAAACCTTCAAAGGCGTGGCGGGCTATGACCTCACGAGCCTGTTCGTCGGGTCCGAAGGAACCCTGGGCATCGTCGTCGGCATCACCGTGCGGCTGAAGTACCTGCCCGGGGAAGTCCACACCGTGGCGGCTTTCTACCCGGACTTCCGGATGGCTGCTGCGGGAGTCCTGGCCGTGGGCAGGGCACGCGTCCAGCCCGCCATCATGGAGCTGCTCGACGGCGGGACGCTGGCCCAGCTCGATGAGATCCACGGCTCTGACCTCAGCACCCGTGGAAAATCCCTGCTGCTGATCCAGACGGACGGGTTCGGAGCTGCCGCGGAGGCCGACGTGGTGCGCCAGGTCCTGCGCGATGGCGGTGCCACCGTAACCACCGAGGCAAGCGCCGAGGCTGAGCGGCTGGTGGAGCTCCGCCGGCACAGCAGGGGCGCCGAGGTGGACGATGAGTACCGCGTCGGTGAAGATGTGGCTGTTCCGCGGTCCCGGCTGGTGGACTATGTGGCAGCCCTTGAAGCCATGGCTGCGGAACAGCAGGTGCACCTCAAAGTGGTGGCGCATGCCGGCGACGGCAACCTCCACCCCACGTTCTGGATCGACCGGCAGGGGGCAACCGTGGACGCGGGCGCCATGCAGCGGCTGCAGGCGGCGCTGGACGAGTCGATCACTGCGGCCCTGGCCATGGGCGGCACTATCACCGGGGAGCACGGTGTAGGCCAGTACAAGCTCCGGTGGCTGGGCCAGGAGCAGCCGGAACCTATCCGGGAACTCCAGCGCAGGATCAAGGACCTGTTCGATCCCGCCGGGATCCTCAACCCCGGAAAGGCGATCTAG
- a CDS encoding DUF4032 domain-containing protein, whose amino-acid sequence MTEEYSAQWHDEPTDYAQIGKLPRFVAASADDNKAASVASSLNITAAAADPELLDLPWHIALEEWPAEYLAALPRGISRHIVRFAHLGGSVIAIKETSEHVARHEYHMLRKLARLDVPCVEPVAVITGRTTPDGRPLNPVLVTRHLKFSMPYRALFSQMLRKDTLTRLIDAQALLMVRLHLIGFYWGDVSLSNTLFRRDAGAFAAYLVDAETGELYPDLSTGQREYDLEIARVNIAGELMDLLDGGLIEEKVDPVATSELIMDSYRRLWAELTEKESFELGERWRVGARIRRLNELGFDVEEYAIKTTQNGSTIQLQPKVVDAGHHQRRLLRLTGLDAQENQARRLLNDMDSFRADNNPEMDEEYSAHLWVSQIFEPIVRSIPRDLSGKLEHAEVVHEVLEHRWYMSEKQERHIPLAEAVQSYIDSILRHRRDEAAIMLNPDTELLKILEVENEESRYGADESADEYPDSDD is encoded by the coding sequence ATGACCGAGGAATACAGCGCCCAGTGGCACGACGAACCCACCGACTACGCGCAGATCGGCAAGCTGCCCCGGTTCGTGGCAGCCAGCGCCGATGACAACAAGGCGGCCTCGGTAGCTTCATCGCTGAACATCACGGCCGCGGCGGCTGATCCCGAACTGCTGGACCTGCCATGGCATATCGCCTTGGAGGAGTGGCCGGCAGAGTACCTGGCTGCACTGCCCCGCGGCATCTCCCGGCACATCGTGCGGTTCGCGCACCTGGGCGGCTCCGTGATCGCCATCAAGGAAACCTCCGAGCACGTGGCCCGCCACGAATACCACATGCTCCGCAAACTGGCCCGTCTGGACGTCCCGTGCGTGGAGCCGGTGGCGGTGATCACGGGGCGCACTACCCCCGACGGGCGCCCACTCAACCCGGTGCTCGTGACCCGCCACCTGAAGTTCTCCATGCCCTACCGCGCGCTCTTTTCCCAGATGCTTCGCAAGGACACCCTCACCCGCCTCATCGACGCGCAGGCACTGCTCATGGTGCGGTTGCACCTCATCGGCTTCTACTGGGGCGACGTCTCGTTGTCCAACACCCTGTTCCGCCGCGATGCCGGTGCTTTCGCCGCGTACCTGGTGGACGCTGAAACCGGTGAGCTCTACCCGGACCTTTCCACCGGCCAGCGTGAATACGACCTGGAGATTGCCCGTGTGAACATCGCGGGCGAGCTGATGGACCTGCTGGACGGCGGGCTTATCGAGGAAAAGGTGGACCCGGTGGCCACCAGCGAGCTGATCATGGACAGCTACCGGCGGCTGTGGGCTGAGCTGACCGAGAAGGAATCCTTTGAGCTCGGCGAGCGTTGGCGCGTGGGCGCCCGCATCCGGCGGCTGAACGAACTCGGCTTCGACGTCGAGGAGTACGCCATCAAGACCACCCAGAACGGCTCCACCATCCAGCTGCAGCCCAAGGTGGTGGACGCGGGACACCACCAGCGGCGGCTCCTGCGGCTCACGGGCCTGGATGCGCAGGAGAACCAGGCCCGCCGCCTCCTCAATGACATGGACTCGTTCCGGGCCGACAACAACCCGGAGATGGACGAGGAATACAGCGCCCACCTTTGGGTGAGCCAGATCTTCGAGCCGATCGTGCGCTCCATCCCGAGGGACCTCTCCGGCAAGCTCGAGCACGCCGAGGTGGTGCATGAGGTCCTGGAGCACCGGTGGTACATGTCGGAGAAGCAGGAGCGCCACATTCCGCTGGCAGAGGCCGTGCAGTCCTACATCGACTCGATCCTGCGGCACCGGCGGGACGAGGCCGCCATCATGCTCAACCCGGACACCGAGCTGCTGAAGATCCTCGAGGTGGAAAACGAGGAGTCCCGCTACGGGGCCGACGAATCCGCGGACGAATACCCGGACTCGGACGACTGA
- a CDS encoding glycoside hydrolase family 13 protein has protein sequence MLTSMSVETVIHDTSTSAGPLTLIHAADPAPGWWRSAVIYQVYPRSFRDLNGDGVGDLAGITEELPHLADLGVDAVWLSPFFRSPQRDAGYDVSDYCDVDPIFGTLGDFDVMMAESHRLGLRVIVDLVPNHCSDQHPAFQAALAAPAESPERDMFIFRDGTGPDGQEPPNNWQSHFGGPAWTRVLGPDGQPGQWYLHLFDSSQPDFNWDNPAVHAEFERVLRFWLDRGVSGFRVDVAHALVKAPGLPEWGGRADGGSSDGYPGHEAPMFGQPGVHDIYRKWRLVLDEYGPDRILCAEASVDLQRLAHWVRPDEMHQAFNFPYLHAGLDVYRLRSVITDSLTVLDGVGAPSTWVLSNHDVVRHATRFGYNGQGPRDGDGIGSADPQPDEALGRRRAAAASLFMLGLPGAAYLYQGEELGLPDGIDIPGHLRQDPTFGRTAGQRLGRDGCRVPLPWRAGDQHLGFGSGEDPWLPIPASFGSLARDLQAKSPSSHLSLYRDALEHRRQLDLGRGSLSWAEDWCTGSSLGYLNGTTLVLMNLNHEPLPMPAGHVLIRSLPTETAHALASGETAWIQLGPDFTIAD, from the coding sequence ATGCTGACTTCCATGTCCGTCGAAACTGTGATCCACGACACTTCCACCTCCGCTGGCCCACTCACCCTCATCCACGCCGCCGATCCGGCTCCGGGCTGGTGGCGCTCCGCCGTGATCTACCAGGTCTACCCCCGGTCGTTTCGGGACCTGAACGGCGACGGCGTGGGCGACCTGGCCGGTATTACCGAGGAACTGCCGCATCTTGCGGACCTGGGCGTCGACGCCGTCTGGCTGTCCCCCTTCTTCCGTTCCCCACAGCGCGATGCCGGTTACGACGTCAGTGACTACTGCGACGTGGACCCCATCTTTGGCACGCTCGGCGATTTCGACGTCATGATGGCTGAATCGCACCGGCTGGGCCTGCGGGTGATCGTGGACCTGGTGCCAAACCACTGTTCGGACCAGCATCCTGCATTCCAAGCGGCCCTTGCAGCACCGGCCGAAAGCCCGGAGCGGGACATGTTCATCTTCCGGGACGGAACCGGGCCGGACGGACAGGAACCGCCGAATAACTGGCAGTCACACTTTGGCGGGCCCGCCTGGACGCGAGTGCTGGGGCCCGACGGCCAACCCGGTCAGTGGTACCTGCACCTCTTTGATTCCTCCCAGCCGGACTTCAACTGGGACAACCCCGCCGTCCACGCGGAGTTCGAGCGGGTGCTCCGCTTCTGGCTGGACCGCGGCGTCTCTGGTTTCCGGGTGGACGTGGCCCACGCCCTGGTCAAAGCGCCGGGCCTCCCGGAATGGGGCGGACGCGCTGACGGCGGCAGCAGCGATGGGTACCCCGGCCACGAGGCACCGATGTTCGGGCAGCCCGGCGTCCACGATATATACCGGAAGTGGCGGCTGGTCCTGGACGAATACGGACCAGACCGAATTCTCTGCGCCGAGGCAAGTGTTGACCTGCAGCGGCTGGCACACTGGGTTCGGCCCGACGAGATGCACCAGGCGTTCAACTTCCCTTATCTCCACGCGGGCCTGGACGTGTACCGGCTGCGTTCTGTCATCACCGACTCGCTGACGGTCCTGGACGGTGTTGGTGCCCCGAGCACTTGGGTGCTTTCCAACCACGATGTTGTCCGCCATGCCACGCGTTTCGGCTACAACGGCCAGGGTCCACGGGACGGGGACGGCATTGGTTCCGCAGACCCCCAGCCGGACGAAGCACTGGGCCGTCGCCGCGCTGCCGCCGCCTCACTGTTCATGCTTGGGCTGCCGGGTGCCGCATACCTGTACCAGGGGGAAGAGCTGGGCTTGCCGGACGGCATCGACATCCCGGGCCACCTCCGCCAGGATCCGACATTCGGCCGGACCGCCGGACAGCGGCTTGGGCGCGACGGCTGCCGGGTGCCCTTGCCATGGCGCGCTGGTGACCAGCACCTCGGCTTTGGTTCGGGTGAAGATCCGTGGCTGCCCATTCCAGCCTCCTTCGGGTCACTGGCGCGGGATCTGCAGGCAAAATCACCGTCGTCCCACCTCTCCCTGTACCGTGATGCCCTGGAGCATCGCCGGCAGCTGGACTTGGGCAGGGGCTCATTGTCCTGGGCAGAAGACTGGTGCACAGGGTCGTCCCTGGGCTACCTGAACGGCACTACGCTGGTCCTCATGAACCTGAACCATGAGCCGCTGCCGATGCCGGCGGGCCACGTGCTGATCCGCAGCCTCCCCACGGAGACCGCCCATGCCCTTGCCTCCGGCGAGACCGCATGGATACAGCTTGGACCGGACTTCACCATCGCAGATTGA
- a CDS encoding alpha,alpha-trehalose-phosphate synthase (UDP-forming), producing MQTPVQEKPARTATAGGSGSSHAGHTKYDFMVVSNRLPVDRVTPGDDSDDGSGWRRSPGGLVTALAPMMTKTDGAWVGWHGAPDETVKPFSHGGMDLVPVQLSTDDVELYYEGFSNATLWPLYHDVIAPPEFHRTWWDAYRKVNRRFADAVVRHADQGATIWVQDYQLQLVPRMLREARPDLRIGFFNHIPFPPPEIFAQLPWRQAIIDGLLGADLVGFQRVSDAGNFMRSARRFLGASVKQQQVHVKDHNGQLTHIARAQAFPISIDVKQISELAARPDIIERARQIRQDMGNPKTILLGVDRLDYTKGIRHRLKAFEELLADGRLTVGDATLIQVASPSRERVEQYRLLREEVEGTVGHINGTYDTIENTAVRYLHHSYPVEEMVALYLAADVMLVTALRDGMNLVAKEYVTARNNNDGALVLSEFAGAADQLKQALLINPHDIAGLKNTIMTAVELSPREAARRMRSMRRQILDHDVDHWSADFLNALNEKVVRDDS from the coding sequence ATGCAAACACCCGTCCAGGAAAAACCCGCCCGCACAGCAACGGCCGGCGGATCCGGTTCCAGCCACGCCGGCCATACGAAGTACGACTTCATGGTGGTCTCCAACAGACTGCCTGTCGACCGCGTGACGCCGGGCGACGACAGCGACGACGGCTCCGGTTGGCGCCGGTCCCCCGGCGGCCTGGTGACCGCGCTGGCGCCCATGATGACCAAGACCGACGGCGCGTGGGTCGGCTGGCATGGAGCACCGGACGAAACCGTGAAGCCGTTCAGCCACGGCGGCATGGACCTGGTCCCGGTCCAGCTCAGCACCGACGACGTGGAGCTGTACTACGAGGGCTTCTCCAACGCCACCCTCTGGCCGCTGTACCACGACGTCATCGCCCCACCGGAGTTCCACCGCACATGGTGGGACGCCTACCGCAAGGTCAACCGCAGGTTCGCCGACGCCGTCGTCCGCCACGCCGACCAGGGCGCCACTATCTGGGTCCAGGACTACCAGCTGCAGCTGGTTCCCCGGATGCTCCGCGAGGCCCGGCCCGATCTGCGCATCGGATTCTTCAACCACATCCCATTCCCGCCGCCGGAAATCTTCGCCCAGCTCCCGTGGCGCCAGGCCATCATCGACGGCCTGCTCGGCGCCGACCTGGTGGGCTTCCAGCGCGTCAGCGATGCCGGCAACTTCATGCGCTCCGCCCGCCGCTTCCTGGGTGCCAGCGTCAAGCAGCAGCAGGTGCACGTCAAGGACCACAACGGCCAACTGACGCACATTGCCCGCGCACAGGCCTTCCCCATCTCCATCGACGTCAAGCAGATCAGCGAGCTGGCCGCCAGGCCCGACATCATCGAACGTGCCCGGCAGATCCGGCAGGACATGGGCAACCCCAAGACCATCCTGCTCGGGGTGGACCGGCTGGACTACACCAAGGGCATCCGGCACCGGCTGAAGGCCTTCGAGGAACTCCTGGCGGACGGCCGCCTCACCGTGGGCGATGCGACCCTGATCCAGGTGGCCTCCCCCAGCCGCGAGCGCGTGGAACAGTACCGTCTCCTCCGTGAGGAGGTCGAGGGCACTGTGGGCCATATCAACGGCACCTACGACACAATCGAAAACACGGCGGTCCGCTACCTGCACCACAGCTACCCGGTGGAGGAGATGGTGGCGCTGTACCTGGCGGCTGACGTCATGCTGGTCACCGCCCTGCGGGACGGGATGAACCTCGTCGCCAAGGAATACGTCACCGCCCGCAACAACAACGACGGCGCCCTGGTGCTGAGCGAATTCGCCGGCGCAGCAGACCAGCTCAAGCAGGCCCTGCTGATCAACCCGCACGATATCGCCGGCCTCAAGAACACCATCATGACCGCCGTCGAACTCAGCCCCCGCGAAGCCGCCCGGCGTATGCGGTCCATGCGCCGGCAGATCCTGGACCACGACGTTGACCACTGGTCCGCCGATTTCCTGAACGCGCTGAACGAAAAGGTGGTCCGCGATGACTCCTGA
- a CDS encoding IS481 family transposase, producing MSHANAALTPRQRLRVARLIVDHGWPVSRAAEQFNCSWPTAKRWAARYAAMGEAGMAERSSRPYRVANRTPQQLVRKVVHLRWKQRLGPVAIGAKLAMPASTVHAVLVRCRLNRLHHVDKRTGEVIRRYEHETPGAMIHVDVKKLGNIPDGGGWRYVGRQQGKQNRAATPSKPRSKHRNPLIGTAYVHTVIDDHSRVAYAEIHGDETAATAVAVLQRAVSWFAARGVTVERVLSDNGAAYKSHLWRDACRELDIRAKKTRPYRPQTNGKIERFHRTLADGWAFKRFYATESARRNALPAWLHHYNHHRPHTAIGGHPPISRLTNLPGQYT from the coding sequence ATGTCCCACGCTAATGCCGCTTTGACTCCGCGCCAACGTTTGCGCGTCGCGCGTCTGATCGTGGACCACGGCTGGCCAGTATCCCGGGCTGCCGAGCAGTTCAACTGCTCCTGGCCGACCGCGAAACGGTGGGCGGCCCGTTACGCCGCGATGGGTGAGGCCGGTATGGCTGAGAGGTCCTCCCGCCCGTACCGGGTGGCCAACCGGACGCCGCAGCAGCTGGTGCGCAAAGTCGTGCACCTGCGCTGGAAGCAACGGCTGGGACCGGTCGCGATCGGGGCGAAGCTGGCCATGCCGGCCTCGACCGTGCACGCGGTCCTGGTCCGGTGCCGGCTGAACCGCCTTCATCACGTGGACAAGCGCACCGGAGAAGTCATCCGCCGCTACGAACACGAGACTCCCGGAGCGATGATCCACGTCGATGTGAAGAAGCTCGGCAACATCCCCGACGGCGGCGGCTGGCGCTACGTCGGCCGGCAGCAAGGCAAACAGAACCGTGCTGCGACTCCCTCAAAGCCCCGCAGCAAACACCGCAACCCGCTGATCGGGACCGCCTACGTGCACACGGTCATCGACGACCATTCCAGGGTCGCCTACGCCGAGATCCACGGCGATGAAACGGCAGCCACCGCAGTAGCAGTCCTGCAAAGGGCTGTGTCCTGGTTCGCTGCCCGCGGCGTCACCGTGGAACGGGTTCTCTCTGACAACGGGGCGGCCTACAAATCACATCTCTGGCGCGACGCCTGCCGGGAGCTGGACATCAGGGCAAAGAAGACCCGACCCTACCGGCCGCAGACCAACGGCAAGATTGAACGTTTCCACCGAACCCTTGCCGACGGGTGGGCATTCAAACGCTTCTACGCTACGGAATCAGCCCGCAGAAACGCCCTCCCGGCATGGCTGCACCACTACAATCACCACAGGCCCCACACCGCAATCGGAGGCCACCCGCCCATCAGCCGCTTAACCAACCTGCCTGGGCAGTACACCTAG
- a CDS encoding LacI family DNA-binding transcriptional regulator, protein MAGIKEVASRAGLSVATVSRALSGKTNVSARSRRLAQEAARELSFVPSYHASSLASGRNHNIGLVVPNVQRWYFSSVLEGVSETLLDAGYDLTLYNVGEQPERRSSILNDFLLRKRLDAVIAVALVLSEDEIQQLLAVHRPIVGIGGALRGASTIRIDDEGLAALATRHLIGLGHSRIAHITGYGELNRDFKLPRLRQKGFASAMAAAGLTVRPEWNATADFTIQGAYAAGRRLLGTSSERPTAVFAASDEMAVGIMLAARDFGLQVPQDLSVVGIDGHELAETFGLTTVNQDPRGQGRLAAATALSLLEKPGGDSDGGTAAAAAQDQEFPTEFVIRTSTAVPPEAARQRA, encoded by the coding sequence ATGGCAGGTATCAAAGAGGTTGCCAGCCGGGCTGGCCTGTCAGTGGCAACAGTCTCGAGGGCACTGAGCGGCAAGACGAACGTCTCGGCGAGGAGCCGCCGGCTTGCACAGGAGGCGGCCCGGGAGCTCAGCTTCGTCCCTTCCTACCACGCGTCCAGCCTGGCGTCCGGGCGCAACCACAACATCGGGCTAGTGGTGCCCAACGTGCAGCGCTGGTACTTCTCCTCCGTGCTGGAAGGCGTTTCGGAGACCCTGCTGGACGCGGGCTACGACTTGACCCTGTACAACGTGGGCGAGCAGCCTGAGCGACGCAGCAGCATCCTGAATGACTTCCTGCTCAGAAAACGCCTGGACGCCGTCATTGCCGTGGCGCTGGTACTCAGCGAGGACGAGATCCAACAGCTGCTGGCAGTGCACCGCCCCATCGTGGGCATCGGCGGTGCGCTGCGGGGAGCGTCAACGATCAGGATCGACGACGAGGGGCTGGCTGCCCTCGCCACCCGCCATCTGATTGGGCTGGGCCACAGCAGGATCGCCCACATTACTGGATACGGGGAGTTGAACCGCGACTTCAAGCTCCCGCGGCTGCGCCAGAAGGGTTTCGCCTCCGCCATGGCTGCAGCCGGGCTGACGGTAAGGCCCGAGTGGAACGCGACCGCCGACTTCACCATCCAGGGCGCCTATGCGGCGGGCCGCCGGCTGCTGGGCACCAGCTCCGAACGCCCTACCGCAGTTTTCGCTGCCTCAGACGAGATGGCCGTGGGCATCATGCTTGCCGCCCGCGACTTTGGACTGCAGGTTCCGCAGGACCTCTCCGTCGTCGGGATCGACGGGCACGAGCTCGCCGAAACTTTTGGACTCACCACCGTCAACCAGGATCCGCGGGGGCAGGGCCGATTGGCGGCCGCGACTGCCTTGTCTTTGCTCGAAAAGCCGGGCGGGGATTCCGACGGCGGCACGGCAGCGGCCGCAGCACAGGACCAGGAGTTCCCCACGGAGTTCGTTATCCGGACCAGCACAGCTGTCCCGCCAGAGGCGGCCAGACAGCGCGCTTAG
- a CDS encoding ABC transporter ATP-binding protein, whose product MATVTFDNATRLYPGTEKPAVDKLNIDIADGEFLVLVGPSGCGKSTSLRMLAGLEDVNAGRILIGDRDVTDVPPKDRDIAMVFQNYALYPHMTVADNMGFALKIAGVSKEERAERVREAAKLLDLEQYLDRKPKALSGGQRQRVAMGRAIVRNPQVFLMDEPLSNLDAKLRVQTRTQIASLTRRLGVTTVYVTHDQVEAMTMGDRVAVLKDGLLQQVDTPRNLYDRPKNVFVAGFIGSPAMNLLELPVVDGGVQFGGTVYPVPRDVLEEAHGSTVTLGSRPEDLETAPHGEGLKVEVDVVEELGADAYVYGHTTLDGKDHDIVARVDGRRPPMKGEVIYVRPQSGHVHLFDTKTGLRLGD is encoded by the coding sequence GTGGCTACAGTTACTTTTGACAACGCTACGCGTCTGTACCCGGGCACCGAAAAGCCCGCCGTCGATAAGCTCAACATCGACATCGCCGATGGCGAATTCCTGGTCCTCGTTGGACCCTCCGGTTGCGGCAAGTCCACCTCCCTGCGCATGTTGGCAGGCCTCGAGGACGTCAACGCAGGCCGCATCCTGATCGGCGACCGCGATGTCACCGATGTTCCCCCGAAGGACCGCGACATCGCGATGGTTTTCCAGAACTACGCGTTGTACCCGCACATGACTGTGGCCGACAACATGGGCTTCGCCCTCAAGATCGCCGGCGTCTCCAAGGAAGAGCGCGCCGAGCGCGTCCGCGAAGCCGCAAAGCTCCTTGACCTCGAGCAGTACCTGGACCGCAAGCCGAAGGCACTCTCCGGCGGCCAGCGCCAGCGTGTTGCCATGGGCCGCGCAATCGTCCGTAACCCGCAGGTCTTCCTCATGGATGAGCCGCTGTCCAACCTTGACGCCAAGCTCCGCGTCCAGACCCGCACCCAGATCGCATCCCTGACCCGCCGCCTGGGCGTTACCACCGTTTATGTGACGCACGACCAGGTGGAGGCCATGACCATGGGCGACCGCGTCGCCGTGCTGAAGGACGGCCTGCTGCAGCAGGTTGACACCCCGCGCAACCTCTACGACCGCCCCAAGAACGTCTTCGTTGCCGGCTTCATCGGCTCCCCCGCCATGAACCTGCTGGAACTCCCCGTAGTCGACGGCGGCGTGCAGTTCGGCGGCACCGTCTACCCCGTGCCGCGGGACGTCCTCGAAGAGGCCCACGGCTCCACGGTCACCCTGGGCAGCCGTCCCGAGGACCTGGAAACCGCTCCGCACGGTGAAGGCCTGAAGGTGGAGGTCGACGTCGTCGAAGAACTCGGCGCCGACGCCTACGTCTACGGCCACACCACCCTTGATGGTAAGGACCACGACATCGTGGCCCGCGTCGATGGCCGCCGTCCTCCGATGAAGGGCGAGGTCATCTACGTCCGTCCGCAGTCGGGCCACGTGCACCTGTTCGACACCAAGACCGGCCTGCGCCTGGGCGACTAG
- the otsB gene encoding trehalose-phosphatase, translating to MTPDGRGTRAPLALTPELREALRRIARTEHLLVAMDFDGTMAPIVDRAPDARPLPRSAAAFAGLAVLPRTTTALISGRALASLREVASPPVDTLLIGSHGAEAWLGPGSTELSLEEDQKALLEEVRAELADIVAHAPGTSLEYKPAGVVLHTRQAPDDVAEDAVSAAKSVLQDRRGVFLKEGKRVLETSVVHASKGEGVAFLRQATGATAVLFAGDDVTDEDAFGRLEPSDVGVKVGLDFTQAQYRVEAPLHVAELLEALLQERSIAVAEEDPQAASG from the coding sequence ATGACTCCTGACGGCCGCGGCACCAGGGCACCCCTGGCGCTCACTCCCGAACTCCGGGAAGCCCTGCGCCGGATCGCCCGGACGGAGCACCTGCTGGTGGCCATGGATTTTGACGGCACCATGGCGCCGATCGTGGACCGTGCACCGGATGCCCGGCCGCTTCCGCGTTCAGCCGCAGCGTTTGCGGGCCTCGCCGTGCTTCCACGCACGACGACGGCACTCATCTCGGGCCGCGCCCTCGCCAGCCTGCGGGAGGTTGCGTCCCCGCCGGTGGACACGCTGCTGATCGGCAGCCACGGCGCCGAAGCGTGGCTGGGCCCAGGCTCCACGGAACTTTCTTTGGAAGAGGACCAAAAAGCGCTCCTGGAAGAAGTGCGGGCCGAGTTGGCGGACATCGTGGCCCACGCTCCCGGCACCTCCCTGGAGTACAAGCCTGCCGGCGTCGTCCTGCACACCCGCCAAGCCCCGGACGACGTGGCGGAGGACGCAGTGTCAGCTGCCAAGTCGGTTCTGCAGGACCGCAGGGGCGTGTTTTTGAAAGAGGGCAAGCGCGTCCTGGAGACCTCGGTGGTTCACGCCTCCAAGGGCGAAGGCGTTGCTTTCCTGAGGCAGGCAACGGGGGCCACCGCTGTGCTGTTCGCAGGCGATGACGTCACGGACGAGGACGCCTTTGGCAGGCTCGAACCCAGCGATGTCGGGGTCAAGGTCGGCCTCGATTTCACCCAGGCCCAGTACCGGGTGGAGGCTCCTCTCCACGTGGCAGAGCTGCTGGAAGCACTGCTCCAGGAGCGGAGCATCGCCGTGGCTGAAGAAGACCCCCAGGCGGCCTCCGGTTAA